Proteins encoded together in one Streptomyces sp. TLI_171 window:
- a CDS encoding DUF6011 domain-containing protein, whose amino-acid sequence MSNDQQTAEPPLPGTAVDRRPAPDVRCRRCHRPLRAPESRWEKLGRHCADAPDRTRVYTIDQDCLPGT is encoded by the coding sequence GTGAGCAACGACCAGCAGACCGCCGAACCGCCGCTCCCCGGGACGGCCGTCGACCGCCGCCCCGCGCCGGACGTCCGCTGCCGCCGCTGCCACCGCCCCCTGCGCGCCCCGGAGTCCCGGTGGGAGAAACTCGGCCGCCACTGCGCCGACGCCCCCGACCGCACCCGCGTCTACACCATCGACCAGGACTGCCTGCCCGGCACCTGA
- a CDS encoding adenosylcobinamide amidohydrolase translates to MTGVGGLPGTVVTVQRAGRIEDGACRHLLVWRAGPGWRMVSSGVLGGGLGERHWVLNAQVRAGYGRMDPEAHLRELAAAQDLVGPGVGLMTAAEVDACTSAQDGGVTALVTTGIGVPTWAAAPEVPLAPYTPGTINVLAVVPAPVADAGLVNLLATATEAKVQALLDAGHDCSGTPSDAVCIAVRTPTAGQPAEPFGGPRSHWGSRLARAVHRAVHEGALTDRRRRAGFDGPPLHPTTGPDCGSADVLAVNSLAEGSCYGPGSTV, encoded by the coding sequence GTGACGGGCGTGGGCGGGCTGCCGGGGACGGTGGTGACGGTGCAGCGGGCCGGGCGGATCGAGGACGGCGCGTGCCGGCACCTGCTGGTGTGGCGGGCCGGTCCCGGCTGGCGGATGGTCAGCTCCGGCGTGCTCGGCGGCGGCCTGGGCGAGCGCCACTGGGTGCTCAACGCGCAGGTCCGGGCCGGGTACGGCCGGATGGACCCGGAGGCGCACCTGCGCGAACTCGCCGCCGCGCAGGACCTGGTGGGCCCGGGCGTGGGTCTGATGACGGCCGCCGAGGTGGACGCCTGCACCTCCGCGCAGGACGGCGGCGTCACCGCGCTGGTCACCACCGGCATCGGCGTCCCGACCTGGGCCGCCGCCCCCGAGGTGCCGCTCGCGCCGTACACGCCGGGGACCATCAACGTCCTGGCGGTGGTCCCCGCGCCGGTCGCGGACGCCGGACTGGTCAACCTGCTGGCCACCGCCACCGAGGCGAAGGTGCAGGCGCTGCTGGACGCGGGCCACGACTGCTCCGGCACCCCGTCCGACGCGGTCTGCATCGCCGTCCGCACCCCCACCGCCGGGCAGCCGGCCGAGCCGTTCGGCGGCCCACGCTCGCACTGGGGCTCGCGGCTGGCCCGGGCCGTCCACCGCGCCGTGCACGAGGGCGCCCTGACCGACCGTCGGCGCCGCGCCGGCTTCGACGGGCCGCCCCTGCACCCGACCACCGGCCCCGACTGCGGATCGGCCGACGTCCTGGCCGTCAATTCGCTTGCCGAAGGGTCCTGTTACGGGCCGGGCTCGACGGTGTGA
- a CDS encoding TetR/AcrR family transcriptional regulator: MTPQPPAPAPASRAPAAGTRRRPVQQRSQERYERLLDACAGLLDEVGTAGLTTKEVALRAEVPIGTLYQFFAGKEGLLAALAERNLARFLDALARRVAAAGSPGVAEFTDLAVEEFVAMKRSVPGFGHLDFGLVDTVPAEVDELHLLDAELDNNAAVAIRLRTIGGELFAAPGYALALRVAMECADAVLKLAFRADPDGDPALIGECKRLVRSYLAEAPAAG, from the coding sequence ATGACGCCGCAGCCCCCAGCGCCCGCCCCCGCCTCCCGCGCCCCGGCGGCCGGAACGCGCCGCCGGCCGGTGCAGCAGCGCAGCCAGGAGCGGTACGAGCGGCTGCTGGACGCCTGCGCGGGGCTGCTGGACGAGGTCGGCACCGCGGGACTGACCACCAAGGAGGTGGCGCTGCGCGCCGAGGTGCCGATCGGCACCCTGTACCAGTTCTTCGCCGGCAAGGAAGGCCTGCTGGCCGCACTCGCCGAACGCAACCTGGCCCGCTTCCTGGACGCCCTGGCCCGCCGGGTCGCCGCCGCCGGCTCGCCCGGGGTCGCCGAGTTCACCGACCTCGCGGTCGAGGAGTTCGTGGCGATGAAGCGCAGCGTCCCCGGCTTCGGCCACCTCGACTTCGGCCTGGTCGACACCGTGCCCGCCGAGGTCGACGAGCTGCACCTGCTGGACGCCGAACTGGACAACAACGCGGCGGTCGCGATCCGGCTGCGCACCATCGGCGGCGAGCTGTTCGCCGCGCCCGGGTACGCGCTGGCGCTGCGGGTCGCGATGGAGTGCGCCGACGCGGTGCTGAAGCTGGCGTTCCGCGCCGACCCGGACGGCGACCCGGCGCTGATCGGCGAGTGCAAGCGACTGGTGCGCAGCTACCTCGCCGAGGCGCCCGCCGCGGGCTGA
- a CDS encoding DUF1918 domain-containing protein — protein MQATVGDHVHMFSRSVGMTDRKGEIVEVRGTDGEPPYLVRFEDGHSGLVYPGPDCIVEHRLGEEQR, from the coding sequence ATGCAAGCCACAGTGGGAGACCACGTCCACATGTTCAGCAGGTCGGTCGGCATGACCGACCGCAAGGGCGAGATCGTCGAGGTGCGCGGCACCGACGGCGAACCGCCGTACCTGGTCCGTTTCGAGGACGGCCACAGCGGCCTCGTCTACCCCGGCCCCGACTGCATCGTCGAGCACCGTCTCGGCGAGGAGCAGCGCTGA
- a CDS encoding DedA family protein, translated as MAPPLPGPLAHLAPLLDDYGYLAVGVLVFLDNCVIPVPGQTILVLAAVYAGAGQLSLPALLVVAVLAAIAGDALAYVIGRTGGLAFVHRWGRYVRLTPERMDRAESFFRRRGGLVVTGARFVDGLRQTNGLVAGTTEMPWRRFMVANAVGAVLWAGVWTAVGYFAGSNIDTLYRQAVRYQVLLFAVVAALVLVLAVRAWLRRRRRPPKDPAAKIPHQDDGVPAPEPGRPDPGRPDPGRPDPGRPDPGRPDENDQR; from the coding sequence TTGGCCCCGCCCCTGCCGGGCCCACTGGCCCACCTCGCCCCGCTCCTCGACGACTACGGGTACCTCGCCGTCGGGGTGCTGGTGTTCCTCGACAACTGCGTGATCCCGGTGCCCGGCCAGACCATCCTGGTGCTGGCCGCGGTGTACGCGGGCGCGGGGCAGCTCTCACTGCCCGCCCTGCTGGTCGTCGCGGTGCTCGCGGCGATCGCCGGTGACGCGCTCGCGTACGTGATCGGCCGCACCGGCGGCCTGGCCTTCGTGCACCGCTGGGGGCGCTACGTCCGGCTCACTCCGGAGCGGATGGACCGCGCCGAGTCGTTCTTCCGCCGGCGCGGCGGGCTGGTGGTCACCGGCGCCCGGTTCGTCGACGGCCTGCGGCAGACCAACGGCCTGGTGGCGGGCACCACCGAGATGCCGTGGCGGCGGTTCATGGTGGCCAACGCGGTGGGCGCCGTGCTGTGGGCGGGCGTCTGGACGGCGGTCGGCTACTTCGCGGGCAGCAACATCGACACCCTGTACCGCCAGGCCGTCCGCTACCAGGTGCTGCTGTTCGCCGTGGTGGCGGCGCTGGTGCTGGTGCTCGCCGTCCGGGCCTGGCTGCGCCGCCGCCGTCGCCCGCCGAAGGACCCGGCCGCGAAGATCCCGCACCAGGACGACGGCGTCCCCGCACCGGAGCCCGGCCGCCCCGATCCCGGCCGCCCCGATCCCG